A section of the Dehalobacter sp. DCM genome encodes:
- a CDS encoding vWA domain-containing protein → MARGGSPKKFLILLVAAVFVFAVVYFGISLTKNLGKDDAQVSAEKAGKALESIIKDIRVNQADLVKGQIDLETAELKDTLPDISKYPAQVDNTTDAFVEIISSTEKAGSGTDGWLTKVATDFNNAGITIDGKPVSVRIRGIASGVAADYITSGKYVPDAYSPSNELWGEMITAQGVQTQLVEKKLTGNVAGILISKSKNDELIKKYGAINIKTITDAVSKNELAMGYTNPFASSTGLNFLMTALDTFDSSDLLSTKAVQGFETFQTNIPFVAYTTLQMRESAKSGVLDGFILEYQSYANLPELQTDYVFTPFGVRHDSPVYAIGGLSSEKTEILKAFIDYAKQEKYQRLATEYGFNHLNEYIPELGSINGTVISKAQKLWKEKKNGTKDICAVFIADVSGSMAGEPLNKLKLSLLQGANYISKDNFVGLISYSSDVTINLPIQPFDLTQRSYFAGAVNGLEANGNTATFDAIAVAIQMIQEQTAANPNLKPMIFVLSDGDTNRGHSLDEIRSSVEAYQIPIYTIGYNADIAALQSISNINEAASINADTDDVVYQLGNLFNAQM, encoded by the coding sequence GTGGCACGAGGTGGTTCACCCAAAAAGTTTCTGATTCTGTTGGTAGCCGCAGTATTTGTCTTTGCTGTTGTCTACTTTGGTATTTCACTGACAAAGAACTTAGGTAAGGATGATGCCCAGGTAAGCGCCGAAAAAGCAGGAAAGGCCCTGGAAAGCATTATTAAAGACATCAGAGTAAATCAGGCCGATTTGGTCAAGGGACAGATTGACCTGGAGACGGCCGAACTGAAAGATACCTTGCCGGATATCTCCAAATATCCGGCACAGGTCGATAATACGACGGATGCCTTTGTGGAAATTATCTCTTCCACGGAGAAAGCGGGCAGTGGGACGGATGGTTGGCTGACGAAAGTCGCGACCGACTTTAACAATGCCGGTATCACCATCGACGGAAAACCGGTGTCGGTCAGAATCCGGGGCATCGCCTCCGGCGTAGCTGCCGACTACATCACGTCCGGGAAGTATGTGCCGGATGCGTATTCTCCCTCCAATGAGTTATGGGGAGAAATGATTACAGCTCAGGGTGTACAGACCCAACTGGTGGAGAAGAAGTTGACCGGCAATGTGGCGGGCATCCTGATCTCCAAATCAAAAAATGATGAACTGATCAAAAAATACGGCGCCATTAATATCAAAACCATTACGGATGCTGTTTCGAAGAATGAATTGGCCATGGGATACACGAACCCTTTTGCCAGTTCGACCGGGTTGAACTTCCTGATGACGGCCCTGGATACCTTCGACAGCAGCGATTTACTCAGCACGAAAGCGGTGCAGGGGTTTGAGACCTTCCAAACAAATATCCCTTTTGTGGCCTATACCACGCTCCAGATGCGGGAATCAGCCAAGTCCGGCGTCCTGGATGGATTTATCCTGGAATACCAGTCCTACGCCAACTTACCGGAACTGCAAACGGATTACGTTTTCACGCCTTTCGGGGTACGGCATGACAGCCCGGTGTATGCTATTGGCGGCTTATCTTCAGAAAAAACGGAGATCCTGAAGGCGTTTATTGACTATGCCAAACAGGAAAAGTATCAACGATTGGCCACAGAGTACGGGTTTAATCATTTGAATGAGTATATACCGGAGTTGGGGTCGATTAATGGGACTGTGATCAGCAAAGCCCAGAAATTATGGAAAGAAAAGAAAAATGGTACCAAAGATATTTGTGCCGTCTTCATTGCCGATGTTTCAGGGAGTATGGCCGGTGAACCCCTGAACAAACTGAAACTCTCCTTGTTGCAAGGCGCAAACTACATCAGCAAAGATAACTTCGTGGGCTTGATCTCTTATTCCAGTGATGTGACGATCAATCTTCCGATTCAACCCTTTGATTTGACGCAGCGTTCTTACTTTGCGGGAGCCGTCAATGGTCTGGAGGCCAATGGAAATACCGCAACGTTTGACGCTATCGCCGTGGCCATTCAAATGATTCAGGAACAGACGGCGGCCAATCCGAATCTGAAGCCCATGATTTTTGTCTTGAGCGACGGTGATACCAATCGGGGACATAGCCTGGATGAGATCCGAAGCTCAGTTGAAGCGTATCAGATACCCATCTATACCATCGGCTACAATGCCGATATTGCGGCACTGCAGAGTATCTCCAACATTAATGAGGCGGCGAGCATCAATGCCGATACGGATGATGTCGTCTATCAGCTCGGCAATCTTTTCAACGCTCAGATGTAA
- a CDS encoding protein adenylyltransferase SelO, which translates to MNNSRAAVSAGWHFDNSYARLPEFFFSRTDPTPVRAPEMVIFNTSLAETLGLNTEVLQNSEGAELFAGNQIPEGAEPLAQAYAGHQFGYFTLLGDGRALLLGEQITPRGQRFDIQLKGSGKTPHSRRGDGRAALGPMLREYIISEAMVGLGIPTTRSLAVVTTGETVIRDTVLPGAVLTRVAASHLRVGTFQYAARWGTPEDLRVLADYTLQRHFAEPLSVDNPYLYLLQEVVKRQAALIAQWQLVGFIHGVMNTDNMAISGETIDYGPCAFMDTYDPATVFSSIDTQGRYAYGNQPPIAAWNLARFAETLLPLLAEDKDNAIQLAQEAIDEFEGLYQTNWLNGMRWKLGLFNHEPEDESLIHDLLRIMEEQKADYTNTFRSLTFNQPEGDPLLKTAEFAKWHAQWQARTKRQQETASDQHDLMRRNNPAVIPRNHRVEEALTAANQGDLSVMEELLAVLADPYAHTTKQADYAAMPGPSSCGYQTFCGT; encoded by the coding sequence ATGAATAATTCGAGAGCTGCCGTCAGCGCGGGATGGCATTTTGACAACTCCTATGCCCGCTTGCCGGAATTTTTTTTCAGCCGGACGGATCCGACACCGGTTCGCGCGCCAGAAATGGTGATCTTCAATACCTCCTTGGCCGAAACATTGGGACTGAATACGGAGGTTCTGCAAAACAGTGAGGGTGCTGAGCTTTTCGCCGGAAATCAAATTCCCGAAGGTGCGGAGCCGTTGGCCCAAGCGTATGCCGGCCATCAATTCGGGTACTTTACGTTGTTGGGGGACGGGCGGGCCTTGCTGCTTGGCGAACAGATCACCCCGCGAGGTCAGCGTTTTGATATTCAACTGAAGGGATCAGGCAAAACGCCGCATTCCCGTCGGGGTGACGGTCGAGCCGCCCTGGGACCGATGCTGCGTGAATACATCATCAGTGAGGCGATGGTCGGGCTTGGCATACCGACGACACGCAGCCTCGCTGTCGTGACGACCGGAGAAACCGTTATACGTGACACCGTGCTGCCCGGTGCGGTTCTGACCCGGGTTGCAGCCAGTCACCTCCGTGTCGGTACGTTTCAGTACGCCGCCCGCTGGGGTACGCCGGAAGATCTCCGAGTTTTAGCCGATTATACCTTACAACGGCATTTTGCCGAGCCTCTGTCTGTGGATAACCCTTATCTTTACCTGCTCCAGGAGGTTGTGAAACGGCAAGCCGCTCTTATTGCCCAATGGCAGCTGGTGGGATTTATTCATGGCGTGATGAATACCGATAATATGGCCATAAGCGGTGAAACCATCGATTACGGTCCCTGTGCTTTTATGGATACGTATGATCCGGCAACGGTGTTTAGTTCCATTGACACGCAGGGTCGCTATGCCTACGGCAACCAGCCGCCCATTGCTGCCTGGAATCTGGCGCGATTTGCGGAGACATTGCTGCCTCTCTTGGCGGAGGATAAGGATAACGCGATACAGCTGGCCCAAGAAGCCATCGATGAATTTGAGGGATTATATCAAACGAATTGGCTGAACGGTATGCGATGGAAATTAGGACTATTCAATCACGAGCCGGAGGATGAATCCTTGATCCATGATCTTCTGCGGATTATGGAAGAGCAGAAGGCGGATTATACCAATACGTTCCGGTCATTGACGTTTAATCAACCGGAGGGCGATCCTCTTTTGAAGACAGCGGAATTTGCCAAATGGCATGCGCAGTGGCAGGCTAGAACCAAACGCCAGCAGGAAACAGCGTCCGATCAGCATGACTTGATGCGGAGAAACAATCCCGCCGTCATTCCGCGCAACCACCGGGTGGAAGAAGCTCTGACGGCTGCGAATCAAGGCGATTTGAGCGTCATGGAGGAACTTCTGGCTGTCTTAGCTGATCCGTACGCCCATACAACCAAGCAAGCAGATTATGCCGCGATGCCGGGGCCCTCGTCCTGTGGCTATCAAACTTTTTGCGGCACCTGA
- a CDS encoding [Fe-Fe] hydrogenase large subunit C-terminal domain-containing protein — MDTLTYEEIFGRLVQAAYRGNIGTEIAKIKSTDQAYINEYIHYALGQGDLNKVVFKVDSCDGECSENEHNCEAACLFNAIVRDMEGNVMIQDRNCTHCGRCIETCSLHRLVDKKEFIPLVDLLKSKEVPVFAIVAPAIIGQFGEDVTMGQLRIALKHLGFYGMVEVALFADILSLKESLEFDIHVKTDKDFVLTSCCCPVWINMVKKVYNTLVPHISPSVSPMVACGRGIKRLHPEAKVVFIGPCIAKKAEAKEKDIRDAVDAVLTFEELHQIFDATGIVPSAMEDVPSEHSSLGGRIYARTGGVSKSIADTLNRLRPEKSVKIKAIQANGVKECKALLNTILENEITANFYEGMGCVGGCVGGPKAVLSTEEGTKRVNNYGKEAHAPTAADNFYVLHLLQELGIHSVEELLKGEAAEIFHRKL, encoded by the coding sequence ATGGATACACTGACTTATGAAGAAATATTTGGTCGCCTTGTCCAAGCCGCTTACCGCGGCAATATCGGTACAGAAATCGCAAAAATTAAGTCGACAGATCAAGCCTATATAAACGAATACATTCATTATGCCCTCGGTCAGGGGGATCTCAATAAAGTTGTTTTTAAAGTGGATTCCTGTGATGGAGAGTGTTCGGAGAATGAGCATAATTGCGAAGCAGCTTGTTTGTTTAATGCGATCGTGCGGGATATGGAAGGCAACGTCATGATCCAGGACCGTAATTGCACGCACTGCGGACGGTGCATCGAAACCTGTTCACTCCATCGGCTCGTTGATAAAAAAGAATTTATCCCGCTGGTCGATCTCCTGAAATCAAAAGAAGTCCCGGTTTTTGCCATTGTTGCTCCTGCTATCATCGGGCAGTTCGGCGAGGATGTGACCATGGGTCAGCTCCGGATCGCCTTGAAGCATCTGGGATTCTACGGGATGGTGGAGGTCGCTTTGTTTGCGGATATTCTCAGTCTGAAAGAATCTCTTGAGTTTGATATCCATGTTAAAACCGATAAGGATTTTGTTCTGACGAGCTGCTGTTGTCCTGTTTGGATCAATATGGTAAAGAAAGTTTACAACACCCTTGTCCCGCATATATCCCCCTCCGTATCACCAATGGTGGCCTGCGGCCGGGGAATCAAACGTTTGCATCCTGAGGCCAAAGTTGTCTTTATCGGCCCCTGTATTGCCAAGAAAGCCGAGGCCAAAGAAAAAGACATTCGGGATGCTGTCGATGCCGTCCTCACATTTGAAGAGCTTCATCAAATCTTTGACGCAACGGGAATCGTCCCTTCCGCAATGGAAGATGTCCCCAGTGAGCACTCGTCGCTGGGCGGGAGAATCTATGCCCGGACAGGCGGTGTTTCCAAATCGATCGCTGACACACTAAACCGTCTGCGTCCGGAAAAGAGCGTTAAAATAAAAGCGATTCAAGCCAACGGTGTCAAAGAATGCAAAGCGCTTCTTAACACGATTCTGGAGAATGAGATTACTGCCAACTTCTATGAGGGTATGGGCTGTGTCGGCGGCTGTGTCGGCGGACCGAAGGCAGTGCTTAGTACAGAAGAAGGTACGAAGCGGGTGAATAACTATGGCAAAGAAGCCCATGCTCCAACCGCCGCAGATAATTTTTATGTCCTCCATTTACTTCAGGAGTTGGGTATCCATAGTGTCGAGGAACTGTTAAAAGGTGAAGCGGCTGAGATATTTCACCGGAAGTTATAG
- a CDS encoding toxic anion resistance protein, with the protein MSFSMEIANEAVIKQEVIEQVQPVPEEVAQLQALANNNVTEIMSLDIGSLESRRQILQSLDTFGTATMKSSSEKNSLLQITVGNLAKDGDEGGVVAQGLMELHRELKDLDPSIIDFAKTGFLGKIFNPIRAYFEKYEKADSAIADIVVSLEKGKTTLKNDNTTLEIEQQSLRDLTKKLRKEIELGTLMDQAIEKHVDTLKANNEDPEKIKFITEEVLFPLRQRLMDLQQMIVVNQQGIMAIEIVIRNNKELIRGVDRAKNVTISALRISVTVASALYNQKIVLKKIQLLNETTNNIISSTSKMLKEQGMEIHKQAMEANISVDTLKSAFADALSALDSISTYKQEALPRMRDTINQFRELAEKGEQQIQQLESGHKLSFL; encoded by the coding sequence ATGTCTTTTTCAATGGAAATTGCCAATGAAGCGGTCATTAAACAGGAAGTGATTGAACAGGTCCAGCCGGTGCCGGAAGAGGTGGCCCAGCTGCAGGCATTAGCCAATAATAACGTCACCGAAATCATGTCTTTGGACATCGGATCTTTGGAAAGCAGACGCCAAATCCTGCAGTCTCTGGACACTTTCGGGACAGCAACAATGAAAAGCTCTTCCGAGAAAAATTCCCTGCTCCAGATCACCGTGGGGAATTTAGCGAAAGACGGTGACGAGGGTGGTGTCGTCGCCCAAGGCCTGATGGAGCTTCACCGGGAGTTAAAGGATCTTGATCCGAGTATCATTGATTTTGCAAAAACAGGATTTCTCGGTAAGATTTTCAACCCGATCCGAGCCTATTTTGAAAAATACGAGAAAGCCGATTCGGCCATTGCCGATATTGTCGTTTCCCTGGAAAAAGGGAAAACGACCTTGAAAAATGACAACACCACTCTCGAAATAGAGCAGCAATCCCTGCGGGATCTGACAAAAAAACTGCGCAAAGAAATCGAGCTCGGTACGTTGATGGATCAGGCGATTGAGAAACACGTTGATACCCTAAAAGCCAATAACGAAGACCCGGAAAAAATCAAATTCATCACGGAAGAAGTACTCTTCCCTCTCCGCCAACGCCTCATGGACCTGCAGCAGATGATCGTCGTCAACCAACAGGGAATCATGGCCATCGAAATTGTGATCCGCAACAATAAGGAGCTTATCCGAGGTGTGGATCGGGCTAAAAATGTGACGATTTCAGCTCTGCGTATCTCGGTGACCGTTGCGAGCGCCCTTTACAACCAGAAGATCGTCCTAAAAAAGATTCAGCTTCTGAATGAAACCACCAACAATATCATCAGCAGTACGTCTAAAATGCTCAAGGAACAGGGAATGGAGATCCATAAACAAGCGATGGAAGCCAATATTTCCGTCGATACCCTGAAAAGTGCTTTTGCTGATGCGCTGTCCGCTCTGGATTCCATCAGTACCTATAAGCAGGAAGCGCTTCCCCGAATGCGGGATACGATCAATCAATTCCGGGAGCTGGCTGAAAAAGGAGAGCAACAGATCCAGCAGCTGGAAAGCGGCCATAAGTTATCGTTTCTATGA